In Pyrus communis chromosome 1, drPyrComm1.1, whole genome shotgun sequence, the following are encoded in one genomic region:
- the LOC137744972 gene encoding probable xyloglucan glycosyltransferase 12 gives MAPSFSWWNNNKDTHRGTPVVVKMENPNWSMVELEGPTDKDFLISESPGRVRGKNAKQFTWVLLLRAHRAAGCLTSIGSAMLGLASAIRRRIASGRMDTDADVEPASVREVENPVVRSRFYFCIKMFLWLSVLLLGFEVAAYFKGWHFGAPHLQLDYLWASPLGVKGAFDWVYSKWVFFRVEYLAPPLQFLASSCIVLFMIQSLDRLMLCLGCFWIRFKNIKPVPKEGAFDPETGETGYFPMVLVQIPMCNEKEVYQTSIAAVCNLDWPKSKLLIQILDDSDDPTTQFLIKEEVHKWQQEGANILYRHRVIRDGYKAGNLKSAMHCSYVKDYEFVAIFDADFQPTPDFLKRTVPHFKGNDELGLVQARWSFVNKDENLLTRLQNINLSFHFEVEQQVNSVFINFFGFNGTAGVWRIKALEEAGGWLERTTVEDMDIAVRAHLHGWKFIFLNDVECQCELPESYEAYRKQQHRWHSGPMQLFRLCLPAIIKSKISIGKKFNLIFLFFLLRKLILPFYSFTLFCIILPMTMFIPEAELPAWVVCYIPATMSFLNILPAPKAFPFIVPYLLFENTMSVTKFNAMISGLFQLGSAYEWVVTKKSGRSSEGDLTSLVEKPKHQRGVSVPDLVEMKEEIRQQEQRASRKKKHNRIYTKELALAFLLLTAAARSLLSAQGIHFYFLLFQGVSFLLVGLDLIGEQVE, from the exons CGGGTCCGTGGCAAAAACGCCAAGCAGTTCACTTGGGTCCTCCTCCTCAGAGCCCACAGAGCTGCCGGCTGCCTCACCTCCATTGGCTCCGCAATGCTGGGCCTCGCATCCGCAATCCGCCGCCGCATCGCCTCCGGCAGGATGGACACCGACGCCGACGTCGAGCCCGCCAGCGTCAGGGAAGTCGAGAACCCGGTCGTCCGGAGCCGGTTCTATTTCTGCATCAAGATGTTCCTGTGGCTGTCGGTGCTCCTTCTGGGGTTTGAGGTGGCGGCGTATTTCAAAGGCTGGCACTTTGGGGCGCCGCATCTGCAGCTGGATTATCTGTGGGCGTCGCCATTGGGGGTTAAGGGCGCATTCGACTGGGTTTATTCGAAATGGGTTTTTTTCCGGGTCGAATATTTAGCTCCGCCGCTGCAGTTTCTCGCCAGTTCCTGCATTGTTCTGTTCATGATTCAGAGCTTGGATAGGCTAATGCTTTGTCTGGGTTGCTTCTGGATCCGGTTCAAGAATATCAAACCGGTCCCAAAAGAAGGCGCTTTCGACCCCGAAACAGGGGAAACCGGTTACTTCCCCATGGTTCTTGTTCAGATCCCCATGTGCAATGAAAAGGAG GTTTATCAGACGTCAATTGCTGCAGTGTGCAATCTGGACTGGCCGAAATCTAAGCTGTTGATTCAAATCCTCGACGATTCGGACGATCCAACGACGCAGTTTCTGATCAAAGAGGAAGTTCATAAGTGGCAGCAGGAGGGAGCCAACATTCTGTACCGGCATCGAGTGATTCGAGACGGATACAAGGCTGGTAATCTCAAGTCTGCAATGCATTGTAGCTATGTCAAAGACTATGAATTCGTGGCGATTTTTGACGCAGATTTTCAGCCCACCCCTGACTTCCTCAAGAGAACAGTGCCTCACTTCAAG GGCAACGATGAACTAGGGCTGGTTCAGGCTAGGTGGTCCTTTGTGAACAAGGATGAGAACCTACTCACAAGGCTGCAGAACATTAATTTGTCATTCCACTTTGAGGTTGAGCAACAAGTGAACAGCGTGTTCATTAATTTCTTCGGTTTCAATGGGACAGCTGGTGTGTGGAGGATAAAGGCGTTGGAGGAAGCTGGTGGGTGGTTGGAGAGGACCACTGTCGAGGACATGGATATTGCTGTTCGTGCCCACCTCCACGGATGGAAATTCATTTTCCTCAATGACGTCGAG TGCCAGTGTGAATTACCGGAGTCTTATGAAGCTTACCGGAAGCAACAACACCGATGGCACTCGGGGCCTATGCAATTATTTCGCCTCTGTTTGCCCGCTATTATAAAATCTAAG ATCAGCATTGgcaagaaattcaatttgatctttctcttctttctgctCCGGAAACTTATATTACCCTTCTATTCGTTTACCCTTTTTTGCATAATTCTCCCCATGACAATGTTCATCCCAGAGGCCGAGCTACCAGCGTGGGTTGTATGTTACATCCCTGCCACCATGTCATTTCTCAACATCCTCCCAGCCCCAAAAGCCTTCCCTTTCATTGTTCCTTACCTTCTCTTTGAGAACACCATGTCGGTAACAAAATTCAACGCTATGATCTCCGGCCTGTTTCAGCTTGGCAGCGCATACGAATGGGTTGTCACTAAGAAATCCGGCCGTTCCTCAGAGGGCGATCTCACCTCCTTAGTTGAGAAGCCAAAGCATCAAAGGGGGGTCTCAGTGCCAGACCTTGTTGAAATGAAGGAAGAAATTAGACAGCAGGAGCAAAGGGCTTCCAGGAAAAAGAAGCACAACAGAATATACACAAAGGAGTTGGCATTGGCTTTCCTCCTTCTAACTGCTGCGGCGAGGAGCCTTCTGTCTGCTCAGGGTATCCACTTCTACTTCTTGTTGTTTCAGGGAGTATCGTTCCTGCTGGTCGGTTTAGACCTAATTGGCGAACAGGTAGAATAA
- the LOC137744798 gene encoding transcription factor bHLH74-like isoform X2 — protein sequence MEGHDSEDVGFQHRNDGSLNCPSSGMNTNPLPEKVSRMAMSSVSMFKPSNGADPFFGSAWDPIVSLSQSDNFGSSTGVSHGEFPNPPYPFAMENQGMSSTSHLVQYPSDSSYAGMVPKLPPCFGSGSFTEMVGSFGVSECGQIAKPGCPPNYNRNREGGTLTVGAQSHDDRQISEESALGSSPNGKRRKRVPESNSAFSPNKNVDGELNKDMSGESSDYLKEQDEKKAKTEENAAASLRGKQMGRQAKENSQSGDPKDSYIHVRARRGQATNSHSLAERVRREKISERMRLLQELVPGCNKITGKAVMLDEIINYVQSLQQQVEFLSMKLATVNPELNIDIERILSKDILNSRSGGGAIFGFSPGIGSPHPYPPGMFHGNLPSLLTSAPQFPSLPQNVLDNELQGLFHMGFDSSSAIDNMGQNGRLKPEL from the exons ATGGAAGGTCATGACAGTGAGGATGTAGGGTTTCAGCATAGAAATGATGGGAGCCTAAACTGTCCATCGTCCGGGATGAACACGAATCCGCTGCCCGAAAAGGTTTCGAGAATGGCGATGAGTTCTGTGTCCATGTTTAAGCCGTCAAATGGGGCTGACCCTTTCTTTGGTTCTGCTTGGGATCCAATTGTTTCATTGAGTCAGAGTGATAATTTTGGCAGTTCTACGGGTGTTTCCCACGGCGAATTTCCCAATCCACCTTACCCCTTTGCGATGGAGAATCAGGGAATGAGTAGCACCTCCCACCTTGTTCAATATCCATCTGATTCAAGCTATGCTGGGATGGTGCCAAAGCTTCCTCCATGTTTTGGAAGTGGGAGCTTCACAGAAATGGTTGGTTCTTTTGGTGTCTCTGAGTGTGGCCAGATTGCTAAACCTGGGTGTCCTCCGAACTATAACCGGAACAGGGAGGGGGGCACTTTAACAGTCGGTGCCCAATCGCACGATGATCGCCAAATTTCTGAAGAGAGTGCTTTAGGATCTTCGCCGAATGGAAAGAGAAGGAAACGAGTTCCCGAATCCAACTCTGCATTCAGTCCAAATAAG AATGTTGATGGGGAACTTAACAAGGATATGTCTGGGGAGAGCTCTGATTATCTGAAAGAACAAGATGAGAAGAAAGCAAAAACTGAAGAAAACGCAGCTGCAAGTTTGCGCGGTAAGCAGATGGGCAGACAGGCTAAAGAAAATTCTCAAAGCGGAGATCCAAAAGACAGTTACATTCATGTTAGAGCCCGAAGGGGCCAGGCTACAAATAGTCATAGCCTCGCAGAAAGG GTAAGAAGAGAAAAGATTAGCGAGCGGATGAGATTGCTTCAAGAACTTGTTCCAGGATGCAATAAG ATTACTGGGAAGGCTGTAATGCTTGATGAGATCATCAATTATGTGCAGTCTCTGCAACAGCAAGTTGAG TTTTTATCAATGAAACTTGCGACGGTGAATCCAGAACTCAACATTGATATTGAACGGATTCTATCCAAAGAC ATTCTTAATTCACGGAGTGGCGGTGGAGCTATCTTCGGGTTTAGTCCTGGAATCGGCTCTCCTCACCCATACCCTCCCGGTATGTTCCATGGAAACTTGCCAAGTTTGCTAACTTCAGCTCCACAATTTCCTTCCTTGCCTCAG AATGTATTAGACAATGAGCTCCAGGGTCTTTTCCATATGGGTTTTGATTCTAGTTCAGCTATTGACAATATGGGACAAAATG GCCGCTTGAAACCAGAGCTATAA
- the LOC137744798 gene encoding transcription factor bHLH74-like isoform X1 — protein MVGKCVSNFFFKVCQRWEAGKLGLEEKNLSNFLIPKGKQRESIIVLGKLQAKKAQSREREKLQESKVWKEREREGGIRFCNNFSNQSSWQWLFLVLLKSYMSSVNLCSSTGVSHGEFPNPPYPFAMENQGMSSTSHLVQYPSDSSYAGMVPKLPPCFGSGSFTEMVGSFGVSECGQIAKPGCPPNYNRNREGGTLTVGAQSHDDRQISEESALGSSPNGKRRKRVPESNSAFSPNKNVDGELNKDMSGESSDYLKEQDEKKAKTEENAAASLRGKQMGRQAKENSQSGDPKDSYIHVRARRGQATNSHSLAERVRREKISERMRLLQELVPGCNKITGKAVMLDEIINYVQSLQQQVEFLSMKLATVNPELNIDIERILSKDILNSRSGGGAIFGFSPGIGSPHPYPPGMFHGNLPSLLTSAPQFPSLPQNVLDNELQGLFHMGFDSSSAIDNMGQNGRLKPEL, from the exons ATGGTTGGCAAATGTgtcagtaattttttttttaaagtatgtCAAAGATGGGAAGCAGGCAAACTTGGCCTTGAAGAGAAGAACCTCTCCAATTTTTTAATTCCCAAAGGAAAACAGAGGGAAAGCATTATTGTATTGGGAAAATTGCAGGCAAAGAAAGCtcaaagtagagagagagagaaattacaAGAGAGTAAAGtgtggaaggagagagagagagagggagggattAGGTTCTGTAATAATTTTTCCAACCAGAGCAGTTGGCAGTGGTTATTTCTGGTTCTTTTAAAATCATACATGTCATCTGTGAACTTGTGCAG TTCTACGGGTGTTTCCCACGGCGAATTTCCCAATCCACCTTACCCCTTTGCGATGGAGAATCAGGGAATGAGTAGCACCTCCCACCTTGTTCAATATCCATCTGATTCAAGCTATGCTGGGATGGTGCCAAAGCTTCCTCCATGTTTTGGAAGTGGGAGCTTCACAGAAATGGTTGGTTCTTTTGGTGTCTCTGAGTGTGGCCAGATTGCTAAACCTGGGTGTCCTCCGAACTATAACCGGAACAGGGAGGGGGGCACTTTAACAGTCGGTGCCCAATCGCACGATGATCGCCAAATTTCTGAAGAGAGTGCTTTAGGATCTTCGCCGAATGGAAAGAGAAGGAAACGAGTTCCCGAATCCAACTCTGCATTCAGTCCAAATAAG AATGTTGATGGGGAACTTAACAAGGATATGTCTGGGGAGAGCTCTGATTATCTGAAAGAACAAGATGAGAAGAAAGCAAAAACTGAAGAAAACGCAGCTGCAAGTTTGCGCGGTAAGCAGATGGGCAGACAGGCTAAAGAAAATTCTCAAAGCGGAGATCCAAAAGACAGTTACATTCATGTTAGAGCCCGAAGGGGCCAGGCTACAAATAGTCATAGCCTCGCAGAAAGG GTAAGAAGAGAAAAGATTAGCGAGCGGATGAGATTGCTTCAAGAACTTGTTCCAGGATGCAATAAG ATTACTGGGAAGGCTGTAATGCTTGATGAGATCATCAATTATGTGCAGTCTCTGCAACAGCAAGTTGAG TTTTTATCAATGAAACTTGCGACGGTGAATCCAGAACTCAACATTGATATTGAACGGATTCTATCCAAAGAC ATTCTTAATTCACGGAGTGGCGGTGGAGCTATCTTCGGGTTTAGTCCTGGAATCGGCTCTCCTCACCCATACCCTCCCGGTATGTTCCATGGAAACTTGCCAAGTTTGCTAACTTCAGCTCCACAATTTCCTTCCTTGCCTCAG AATGTATTAGACAATGAGCTCCAGGGTCTTTTCCATATGGGTTTTGATTCTAGTTCAGCTATTGACAATATGGGACAAAATG GCCGCTTGAAACCAGAGCTATAA